In Effusibacillus lacus, the following are encoded in one genomic region:
- a CDS encoding amino acid permease, whose amino-acid sequence MDKQRQLLEDKKLLHQFGYAQELLRDMGGFSNFAISFSIISILTGAVSLYGHGLTYGGPGIMGWGWTLVALFVLLIAASMAELASAIPTAGALYHWASVLGNKRWGWYTAWINLIGQIGIVAGIDYSCALFADPLLAATFGYKSTETTVLIVFGIILLLHGIFNHIGIRMVARLNDFSAWYHIGVVAILVVSLAFFTKHSLQPVDYLFQVGQTFSDKPYALAFLIGLLQAQWTFTGYDASAHTIEETVNPRVRAPWGIFTSVAFSFVFGFMMLAVVTLAIKDAEGAAGASNAFIHVISEALGGTFGTTVLWLVTLAMWFCGLSSVTSFSRMMYAFSRDKGMPWSRHWAEISHKYRTPAKAIWLVIVLSFALALVDYIVKSIKPDTSYTTLAFLTAVSVVGLYAAYGIPIYLKLRAEAKGIFLPKHLGPWNLGGWSKPINRISLIWIAFISVVMVIPPNQNALYALVGMFVLLLVMDFAYYKNNFEGPEAHLKVSEAELERIEKELES is encoded by the coding sequence ATGGATAAGCAGAGACAACTGTTGGAAGACAAAAAGCTGCTTCACCAATTTGGCTATGCGCAGGAATTGCTTCGGGACATGGGCGGATTCTCCAACTTTGCCATCTCGTTTTCGATCATCTCAATCTTGACGGGCGCCGTCTCCCTCTATGGCCATGGGCTCACCTACGGCGGGCCGGGAATCATGGGGTGGGGCTGGACGCTGGTTGCCCTGTTTGTGCTGTTGATTGCCGCTTCCATGGCCGAACTGGCTTCCGCAATTCCCACTGCCGGAGCCTTGTACCATTGGGCATCCGTACTCGGGAACAAAAGATGGGGCTGGTATACGGCATGGATCAACCTTATCGGGCAAATCGGGATTGTGGCGGGGATCGACTACTCCTGCGCCCTGTTCGCCGACCCGCTGCTGGCCGCCACATTCGGGTATAAATCCACGGAAACAACGGTCCTGATCGTATTTGGCATCATCCTGTTGCTTCATGGCATCTTTAATCATATTGGGATCCGGATGGTGGCGCGGCTGAATGATTTTTCCGCCTGGTATCATATTGGAGTCGTGGCGATCCTTGTTGTAAGTCTCGCGTTCTTCACAAAGCACAGCCTGCAGCCGGTCGATTACCTGTTCCAGGTAGGGCAAACGTTCTCCGACAAGCCGTATGCGCTGGCATTCCTGATCGGACTGCTACAAGCCCAGTGGACGTTCACGGGGTATGACGCTTCGGCACACACCATCGAAGAGACAGTGAATCCCCGGGTGCGCGCCCCTTGGGGGATTTTCACCTCGGTAGCCTTCTCCTTCGTCTTTGGGTTCATGATGCTGGCTGTTGTCACGTTGGCCATCAAGGACGCTGAAGGGGCAGCGGGTGCCAGCAACGCCTTTATCCATGTCATCAGTGAAGCGCTGGGTGGCACGTTTGGCACAACCGTGCTCTGGTTGGTGACACTGGCGATGTGGTTCTGCGGGCTGTCTTCCGTAACCTCCTTCTCTCGCATGATGTACGCCTTTTCCCGTGACAAGGGTATGCCCTGGAGCCGCCACTGGGCGGAGATTAGCCATAAGTACCGCACACCGGCCAAGGCCATTTGGCTGGTAATTGTTCTGTCCTTCGCATTGGCCCTGGTGGATTACATTGTGAAATCGATCAAACCTGACACCAGTTATACAACACTTGCTTTCCTTACAGCCGTCAGCGTGGTCGGTTTATACGCAGCGTACGGGATCCCCATTTATCTGAAGTTGCGCGCCGAGGCCAAGGGCATCTTTTTGCCAAAGCATCTGGGTCCCTGGAACCTGGGGGGTTGGAGCAAACCCATCAATCGGATCAGCTTGATCTGGATTGCATTCATCTCGGTGGTCATGGTGATCCCGCCCAATCAAAACGCCTTGTACGCATTGGTCGGCATGTTTGTGCTGCTTCTGGTGATGGACTTTGCCTATTACAAGAACAACTTTGAAGGTCCGGAGGCGCACTTGAAAGTCAGCGAGGCTGAGCTTGAGCGGATTGAAAAGGAACTGGAATCCTGA
- a CDS encoding SDR family NAD(P)-dependent oxidoreductase — protein sequence MRLQDKVCIITGAGGGMGKTAAQMFAREGAKVAVFELNQEAGRKTAEQIREEGGSVEFFACNVAVEGSVKQAVAEAVKRFGQVDILYNNAGIMPAEDHSVIDTPVDIWDLVMNVNVKGVFLMCKYVIPEMLRQQKGSIINIASFVAFLGCSVPQDAYTASKGAVVSLTRSLAVQFRPKGIRSNAICPGPIETPLLMDWLVKDEEAKRIRLNRQPSGRFGKPEDIVNCAIYLASDESDWTNGAILNIDGGITCNYF from the coding sequence ATGAGGTTGCAAGATAAAGTTTGCATCATTACGGGAGCCGGTGGCGGGATGGGCAAAACCGCCGCACAGATGTTTGCCAGAGAAGGCGCAAAGGTGGCCGTGTTTGAGCTGAATCAGGAGGCGGGCCGCAAGACGGCGGAACAAATACGGGAGGAAGGCGGTTCCGTAGAGTTCTTCGCCTGCAATGTGGCAGTTGAGGGAAGTGTCAAGCAGGCGGTTGCCGAAGCTGTCAAACGCTTCGGCCAAGTTGACATTTTATACAACAATGCAGGGATTATGCCGGCAGAAGACCATTCGGTGATCGATACTCCGGTGGATATCTGGGACCTGGTCATGAACGTCAACGTCAAAGGCGTGTTCCTTATGTGCAAGTATGTGATTCCTGAAATGCTGCGCCAACAGAAAGGATCCATCATCAACATCGCGTCTTTTGTGGCCTTCTTGGGTTGCAGTGTACCGCAAGATGCCTATACAGCTTCCAAGGGGGCGGTTGTCTCCCTGACCCGTTCGTTGGCTGTTCAGTTCCGGCCAAAGGGGATTCGCAGCAATGCCATCTGTCCCGGTCCGATCGAGACCCCCTTGTTGATGGATTGGCTGGTCAAGGACGAAGAAGCGAAGCGGATTCGCCTGAACCGACAGCCCAGCGGCCGCTTCGGAAAGCCGGAGGATATTGTAAACTGCGCCATCTACCTGGCCTCTGACGAGTCGGATTGGACCAATGGTGCGATCCTCAATATTGACGGAGGCATCACCTGCAACTACTTCTAA
- a CDS encoding glutamine synthetase family protein encodes MHTDTDFGLSGRERLEQAIRSGEIDTIIIAIADMQGRLMGKRLTGDYLLRSGLDKGTHFCVYLLGTDMEMATPDGYALMNWGTGYGDWLAKPDWSTLRFIPWLERTALVLADAVDERTGDLIPIAPRSILKNQLEKAEKLGFHFKMASELEFYLFRQTFEEVQNGGYMGMKPAGYYNEDYNLLQGTRNEPVYRLIRNSMIEAGIPIESSKGEACSGQHEINMMYADALTSADRHVIFKHGAKEICMQTGYAITFMAKPHHQWTGSSGHLHISLWDISQERNLFYDPDGKPYHMSELMESFLAGLLAHTREFCLFFASNINSYKRYAPESWAPVSVVWSHDNRTSGYRIVGDKNSLRIESRIPGADINPYLAYAAMIGAGLQGIKYKTSLPAEFKGNAYTAKGVPRVPRSLYEAMELWRESRVVRDVFGGLVTDHYYNMARVEQHAYDTVVTNWERARYFEQG; translated from the coding sequence GTGCACACGGATACGGATTTCGGGTTGTCCGGCAGGGAACGGTTGGAACAGGCCATCCGGAGTGGGGAGATCGATACAATCATTATCGCCATTGCCGACATGCAGGGGAGGTTGATGGGGAAGCGTCTGACCGGCGATTACCTGCTCAGGAGCGGTTTGGACAAGGGGACTCATTTTTGCGTCTATCTCTTGGGAACGGATATGGAGATGGCCACTCCTGACGGCTACGCCCTGATGAATTGGGGAACGGGGTATGGGGATTGGCTAGCAAAGCCGGATTGGTCCACACTGCGGTTCATCCCCTGGCTGGAGCGAACTGCCCTGGTGCTGGCCGATGCGGTGGACGAGAGAACAGGGGACCTGATCCCCATAGCGCCCCGCAGCATCCTGAAAAATCAACTGGAGAAAGCGGAGAAACTGGGCTTTCATTTCAAGATGGCTTCTGAACTGGAATTCTATCTGTTCCGCCAAACTTTCGAAGAGGTTCAGAATGGCGGCTATATGGGGATGAAACCGGCCGGTTACTACAATGAGGACTACAACCTGCTGCAAGGCACGCGCAATGAACCAGTTTACCGGTTGATCCGCAACTCCATGATCGAGGCGGGTATCCCCATTGAGTCTTCCAAGGGGGAGGCCTGCTCCGGACAACATGAGATCAACATGATGTACGCAGATGCACTGACTTCTGCCGACCGCCATGTGATATTTAAACACGGGGCCAAGGAAATCTGCATGCAAACCGGGTACGCCATCACTTTCATGGCAAAGCCGCACCATCAATGGACCGGTTCCAGCGGCCATCTGCACATCAGCCTTTGGGACATCTCGCAGGAACGAAACCTTTTTTACGACCCTGATGGGAAACCGTACCACATGTCGGAACTGATGGAGTCTTTTCTGGCCGGTCTGTTGGCCCACACCAGGGAGTTCTGCCTGTTCTTCGCTTCCAACATCAATTCCTACAAGCGGTATGCACCGGAGAGTTGGGCACCCGTATCGGTGGTCTGGAGCCATGACAACCGCACCTCCGGCTACCGGATTGTAGGCGACAAGAACAGTCTGCGAATCGAAAGCCGGATTCCCGGCGCTGACATCAATCCTTACCTGGCCTACGCGGCCATGATTGGGGCGGGGCTGCAGGGAATCAAATACAAGACATCCCTCCCCGCAGAGTTCAAAGGAAATGCGTACACAGCCAAAGGGGTTCCACGGGTTCCCCGCTCGCTGTATGAAGCGATGGAACTGTGGAGAGAGAGCCGGGTCGTCCGCGACGTGTTCGGAGGTCTGGTGACCGACCACTACTACAACATGGCCCGCGTTGAGCAGCATGCATACGACACGGTCGTTACCAACTGGGAACGGGCACGGTATTTTGAGCAGGGGTAG
- a CDS encoding NAD-dependent succinate-semialdehyde dehydrogenase → MSDKYSSKWNFMWIFGQKVTLPVTVAVRNPATGEVTGHVPKGGQAETTLAIEAAWRSFPQWSRMPAKDRAVYLLDWADRILDNREELAALLTQEQGKPLAEARGEIEGAAEFVRWYAEEGKRAYGELIPASRPRQRILVMRQPVGVAGLITPWNFPAAMVTRKAAPALAAGCTVVLKPAKQTPQIAVALFQHLMDTGIPAGVANLVTGDAVAIGGALLSDPRVRKISFTGSTEVGKNLMRQAADQVKRLSLELGGNAPVIVFPDADLDKAANAIVSNKFENCGQVCNGINVIYVHKEIAGPLTEKIVTLVKRLKIGNGMDPEVTMGPLIDETARAKVEAYVADAVEKGARVRTGGYRLETGGCQFGSFYAPTVLEGVTREMALTREEVFGPVAPVVEFESEEEVLAYSNETSFGLAAYFFTRDTSRVFRMAEGLEFGMVAVNGTSLSVPQAPFGGIKESGTGREGGHHGLEDYMEYKYVALTLE, encoded by the coding sequence ATGTCTGACAAGTATTCGAGCAAATGGAACTTCATGTGGATTTTTGGACAGAAAGTCACTTTGCCGGTGACAGTGGCGGTCCGCAATCCCGCAACGGGAGAAGTGACAGGCCATGTCCCGAAAGGGGGCCAGGCGGAAACGACCCTCGCAATTGAAGCGGCGTGGCGGTCGTTTCCCCAGTGGTCGAGGATGCCGGCGAAGGATCGGGCCGTGTACCTGCTCGACTGGGCGGACCGAATTCTCGACAATCGGGAGGAGCTGGCTGCCCTGCTTACACAGGAACAGGGCAAACCGCTGGCGGAGGCAAGAGGAGAGATTGAAGGGGCGGCCGAGTTTGTCAGGTGGTACGCGGAAGAGGGGAAACGAGCTTACGGCGAGCTGATTCCCGCTTCCCGACCGCGGCAGCGAATCCTGGTGATGCGCCAGCCGGTGGGAGTGGCGGGGCTCATTACACCGTGGAACTTCCCGGCGGCCATGGTCACCCGCAAGGCGGCACCCGCTCTGGCGGCAGGCTGTACGGTAGTATTGAAGCCCGCGAAGCAAACGCCGCAGATTGCAGTAGCTCTGTTTCAACATCTGATGGACACCGGCATTCCGGCGGGTGTGGCCAATCTCGTAACGGGAGACGCAGTGGCGATCGGCGGCGCGCTGTTGTCAGATCCCCGGGTACGCAAAATCTCCTTTACCGGTTCGACGGAAGTGGGCAAGAATCTGATGCGGCAGGCGGCCGACCAGGTGAAACGCCTGTCCCTCGAGTTGGGCGGCAATGCTCCCGTCATCGTGTTCCCCGATGCGGACCTGGACAAAGCGGCAAATGCCATCGTGTCCAACAAGTTCGAGAATTGCGGTCAGGTCTGCAACGGAATCAATGTGATCTATGTCCATAAGGAGATTGCCGGGCCGCTGACGGAGAAGATTGTTACTTTGGTGAAGAGATTGAAGATCGGGAACGGAATGGACCCGGAGGTCACGATGGGCCCCCTGATTGATGAAACGGCGCGGGCGAAGGTGGAAGCGTATGTGGCCGATGCGGTGGAAAAAGGGGCACGTGTCCGGACGGGCGGATACAGGCTTGAAACCGGAGGCTGTCAGTTCGGAAGCTTTTATGCCCCGACGGTGCTCGAGGGTGTTACACGTGAGATGGCGCTGACGCGGGAGGAAGTGTTCGGACCGGTGGCGCCGGTTGTGGAGTTTGAATCCGAGGAAGAGGTGCTTGCTTATTCAAACGAGACTTCCTTCGGGCTGGCGGCCTATTTTTTCACGCGGGATACGTCAAGGGTGTTCCGGATGGCCGAAGGGTTGGAGTTTGGCATGGTGGCGGTCAACGGTACTTCCCTCAGCGTGCCGCAGGCCCCGTTTGGCGGGATCAAAGAGAGCGGCACCGGACGTGAAGGGGGGCATCACGGGCTGGAAGACTACATGGAATACAAATATGTGGCTTTGACACTGGAATAA
- a CDS encoding gamma-glutamyl-gamma-aminobutyrate hydrolase family protein, whose protein sequence is MRTPVIGITGYHVLGEEGYGGSFRGVPGQGFSVVGHDYINAVRRVGGIPLGVPVGEIDSAREVLQALDGLILSGGEDIDPSLYGARPDLRCWTLTPERDRFELALIEEALRQQKPLLAVCRGMQLLNVYFGGSLYLDLADCSNKVLSHQFSRAPRWYKAHKVRLLSPVLSELYQTDEIETNSYHHQAVKEVGNGMQVAAVAEDGIIEGLLHPDHPQLLAIQWHPEMMSVQLEEGLIPFRWLMDRCKQAAGTGETADSKDIGG, encoded by the coding sequence GTGCGGACTCCGGTGATCGGAATAACAGGGTACCACGTATTGGGCGAAGAGGGATACGGAGGCTCTTTTCGCGGAGTGCCCGGCCAGGGGTTCAGCGTGGTGGGTCATGATTACATTAACGCTGTAAGACGCGTCGGCGGAATCCCGTTGGGAGTTCCGGTGGGAGAAATCGACTCGGCGAGAGAAGTTTTGCAAGCTCTGGACGGTCTGATTCTTAGCGGGGGTGAGGATATCGACCCCTCGTTGTATGGTGCCCGCCCGGACCTGCGCTGTTGGACGCTGACTCCGGAACGGGACCGGTTTGAACTGGCATTGATCGAAGAAGCACTCCGGCAGCAGAAACCGCTGTTGGCGGTATGCCGGGGGATGCAGCTTCTGAATGTGTATTTCGGCGGATCTCTTTATCTGGATCTGGCGGACTGTTCGAACAAGGTGCTGTCCCACCAGTTCTCCCGGGCACCGCGCTGGTACAAGGCCCATAAGGTGCGCTTGCTGTCGCCGGTACTATCTGAGTTGTATCAGACAGATGAGATTGAAACGAACAGTTACCATCATCAGGCGGTGAAAGAGGTAGGAAACGGAATGCAGGTGGCGGCTGTCGCCGAAGACGGAATCATCGAGGGGCTGCTTCACCCCGATCATCCTCAACTGCTGGCCATCCAGTGGCACCCGGAGATGATGTCCGTTCAGTTGGAAGAAGGACTGATCCCGTTCCGATGGTTGATGGACAGATGCAAACAAGCGGCAGGCACTGGTGAAACTGCCGATTCCAAAGACATAGGGGGATAG
- a CDS encoding bifunctional diguanylate cyclase/phosphodiesterase, producing MKMWTSRMFWRVYLINIIVMLVLLASIYFMAKQTLPEMSREKYQSVTDETVLRLQGQLANMVSHLYEISQLVDQLTGLRSSNPEEMTEELYRIISASPLLNSGLVIDRNGKVLANYPEDTSSVKDTSFSGNPIFQEAKQGKKPYISDVFKAPTGRNVIVLSIPLMNRQNEVERVVTLQVRIEENNLFSLVFQNHNLGAGGYVYIVDRNGVIISHPQKERIGESVKSNPVVQKVLQQQSGYQWVVNTKGAPMYASFAYIPQLSWGVVAQVPESEIYEPFYKFRSNLFVLSLLTLIPLSVLTAFYAKQTIFPIRRLQQAVAEVEKGNYEQYVEHTDKTELGELSSKFNDMIKTIRESRERIRHQAFHDSLTGLPNRTLFKEDLGKYLVEADVGNQQVAVLFFDLDGFKMVNDSLGHKVGDMLLVEVGKRLERLPKYSDTTYRVGGDEFIVIIPDVASKDEVERSAKEILAIIAPPFYLEGREIFISASIGISIYPTDGKDADTLVKHADIAMYRAKEQGKNNYCLFMEGMHSYVQRKIYLTNCLRKAIGFDELLVHYQPKLNIKTGQITGMEALLRWNHRREGMIPPSEFIPVAEESGLILPIGEWVLRAVCKQMREWQNKGLPPLQVSVNLSARQFQDAHLADKIRKILQDTGLDPSLLELELTESALMKNEQAVNRVLADLKQIGVSISIDDFGTGYSSLNYLKLFPIDCLKIDRSFIRDIGKDPGDAAITRSIIDLAHNLNLEVVAEGVETPEQLTFMQTNSCDSIQGYLISPPLPADEFEQFLKAKLGGSL from the coding sequence ATGAAAATGTGGACTTCCCGCATGTTTTGGCGGGTCTATCTGATTAACATAATTGTGATGTTGGTACTGTTGGCTTCCATCTATTTCATGGCCAAACAGACCCTGCCGGAGATGTCGAGGGAGAAGTATCAAAGCGTCACGGATGAGACGGTATTGAGGTTGCAAGGGCAATTGGCCAACATGGTTTCCCATCTGTATGAGATCTCCCAACTCGTGGACCAACTTACAGGCCTCAGATCTTCGAATCCGGAGGAAATGACTGAGGAACTCTACCGTATCATCTCCGCCTCCCCGTTGTTAAACAGCGGCCTGGTGATTGACAGGAACGGAAAGGTACTGGCAAATTACCCGGAAGACACTTCCTCCGTCAAGGACACCAGTTTTTCCGGGAACCCTATTTTTCAGGAGGCCAAACAGGGAAAGAAACCTTATATCAGCGATGTATTCAAAGCCCCCACCGGACGAAATGTGATTGTGCTCTCCATCCCTTTAATGAACCGGCAGAATGAGGTGGAACGGGTGGTCACTTTGCAAGTCCGGATCGAAGAAAACAATCTGTTCTCCCTGGTGTTTCAGAACCACAATCTGGGGGCCGGAGGATATGTCTATATTGTTGACCGCAACGGGGTGATCATCTCCCATCCCCAGAAGGAACGAATTGGAGAATCCGTAAAATCAAACCCGGTCGTTCAGAAAGTCTTGCAGCAGCAATCGGGTTACCAGTGGGTAGTCAATACAAAGGGTGCCCCCATGTACGCTTCCTTCGCCTACATTCCGCAGTTGAGCTGGGGAGTGGTGGCACAGGTGCCCGAAAGTGAAATCTATGAACCCTTTTATAAGTTTCGAAGCAACTTGTTTGTCCTTTCGCTGCTGACCCTGATCCCTTTGTCTGTCTTGACGGCGTTTTACGCAAAACAAACCATTTTCCCCATCCGCCGGTTGCAGCAAGCCGTTGCCGAAGTGGAGAAGGGCAACTACGAACAGTATGTGGAGCACACGGACAAAACGGAACTGGGGGAGTTGTCAAGCAAATTCAATGACATGATCAAGACCATCCGCGAATCCCGGGAAAGGATCAGGCACCAGGCGTTCCATGACTCGCTGACCGGCCTGCCAAACCGGACCCTGTTTAAGGAAGATCTGGGAAAGTATCTGGTGGAAGCGGATGTTGGCAATCAACAAGTGGCGGTGCTGTTCTTTGATCTGGACGGTTTTAAGATGGTGAACGATTCACTGGGCCACAAAGTGGGGGACATGTTGCTTGTCGAAGTCGGGAAGCGGCTCGAGCGGCTTCCGAAATATAGCGACACTACGTATCGGGTAGGCGGGGACGAGTTCATTGTTATTATTCCGGATGTGGCGAGTAAGGATGAAGTGGAGAGGTCGGCCAAGGAGATCTTGGCTATCATTGCGCCTCCATTTTATTTGGAAGGCAGGGAAATCTTCATTTCCGCCAGTATTGGCATCAGCATCTATCCAACGGATGGAAAAGACGCCGACACGCTTGTCAAACACGCGGACATTGCAATGTACCGGGCAAAAGAACAGGGCAAAAACAATTACTGCCTGTTCATGGAGGGCATGCATTCCTACGTACAGCGGAAGATCTATCTCACCAACTGCTTGCGCAAAGCCATCGGATTTGACGAACTGTTGGTCCATTACCAGCCGAAGCTCAACATCAAGACGGGCCAAATTACCGGCATGGAAGCGCTGCTTCGCTGGAATCACAGGCGGGAAGGAATGATTCCCCCATCCGAATTTATCCCGGTGGCGGAAGAGTCAGGGTTGATTCTGCCCATAGGGGAATGGGTGCTTCGTGCCGTCTGCAAACAGATGAGAGAATGGCAGAACAAGGGCTTGCCTCCGCTGCAGGTCTCCGTAAACCTGTCAGCCCGCCAGTTCCAGGATGCTCATCTGGCGGATAAGATCCGCAAAATCCTGCAGGATACAGGGCTTGACCCGAGTTTGCTGGAACTGGAACTCACCGAGAGTGCCCTTATGAAGAATGAACAAGCAGTCAACCGGGTATTGGCCGATTTGAAACAGATTGGCGTTAGCATCTCCATCGACGACTTCGGCACCGGCTACTCCTCGCTGAATTACCTGAAGCTGTTTCCGATTGACTGTCTGAAGATTGACCGGTCCTTTATCAGGGATATTGGGAAAGACCCGGGCGACGCGGCCATCACCCGGTCCATTATCGATCTGGCACACAATCTGAACCTGGAAGTGGTTGCGGAAGGGGTCGAAACACCAGAGCAGTTGACTTTCATGCAAACCAACAGTTGTGATTCCATCCAGGGCTATTTGATCAGCCCGCCTCTACCGGCCGATGAGTTTGAGCAATTCCTTAAAGCAAAGCTTGGCGGCTCCTTATAG
- a CDS encoding glycerophosphodiester phosphodiesterase, whose amino-acid sequence MNKESGMLIFGHRGSAGTHPENTMISFEEAARAGADGIELDIQLSKDGVPVVIHDEKLDRTTNGTGWVKDRTFYELKQLDAGAWFSDKFKGTRIPSLEEVLVWAQGNSLLINLELKTGIILYPQIEEKVIRLVEQYGLTGRVIISSFNHYSLVETRRIHRTIKTAILFSDGLYEPWKYAKTVEADGLHCHWPIAAYPVILDGAKQAGMPIRAYTVNDEARMREFMTNGVSAIFTDWPEKAVRIRRG is encoded by the coding sequence ATGAATAAAGAGTCGGGTATGTTGATCTTCGGCCACCGGGGTTCGGCAGGAACACATCCGGAGAATACGATGATCTCGTTTGAAGAGGCCGCAAGGGCTGGTGCGGATGGAATCGAACTTGACATCCAATTGAGCAAGGATGGGGTTCCGGTTGTGATTCATGATGAGAAACTGGACCGCACTACCAATGGAACCGGCTGGGTCAAAGACAGGACCTTCTATGAACTGAAACAGTTGGATGCGGGAGCCTGGTTCTCGGACAAGTTCAAGGGGACCCGAATCCCCTCGCTGGAAGAGGTTCTGGTCTGGGCGCAGGGCAACTCCCTCCTGATCAACCTGGAGTTGAAGACAGGAATTATCCTTTACCCGCAGATTGAAGAGAAGGTGATCCGTCTTGTTGAACAATACGGTCTGACCGGCCGGGTAATCATCTCCTCGTTCAACCATTACAGTCTGGTGGAGACCCGCCGGATTCATCGGACTATCAAGACGGCAATCCTCTTCTCGGACGGTCTATATGAACCCTGGAAGTACGCAAAAACAGTCGAAGCTGACGGACTGCACTGCCACTGGCCAATCGCCGCCTACCCGGTAATCCTAGACGGGGCGAAGCAAGCGGGCATGCCGATTCGTGCCTATACAGTCAATGACGAAGCCCGAATGCGGGAGTTTATGACCAATGGGGTCTCTGCCATTTTCACCGACTGGCCGGAGAAAGCGGTTCGGATCCGCCGGGGGTAA
- a CDS encoding fumarate reductase iron-sulfur subunit has translation MGRQLTLHILRYNPDKPEVKPYLQPFKLEEEERMTLFVALNKIREEQDPTLQFDFVCRAAICGSCGMLINGKPTLACKTLTKDLPNEITLMPLPVFQMLGDLSVDTGTWFRELNIKTEAWIKTEKKFDPTALEDRMSNDEALAIYEADRCIECGCCIGGCATANINPDFLGAAGINRVARFMVDPRDERSEAEYFEIVGTGEGVFGCVGLMACDDNCPMEIPLQEQLAYVRRKMALAGIKM, from the coding sequence ATGGGACGCCAGTTAACGCTTCATATATTGCGTTACAATCCTGACAAGCCTGAAGTCAAGCCATATCTGCAGCCGTTCAAACTGGAAGAAGAAGAACGGATGACCTTGTTTGTCGCTTTAAACAAGATACGTGAGGAACAGGATCCTACTTTGCAGTTTGATTTTGTCTGTCGGGCTGCCATATGCGGTTCCTGTGGAATGCTGATCAACGGGAAGCCCACATTGGCATGCAAGACTTTGACGAAGGACCTTCCAAACGAAATTACACTCATGCCCTTGCCGGTTTTCCAGATGCTGGGGGATCTGAGTGTAGATACGGGCACCTGGTTTCGGGAACTTAACATCAAGACGGAAGCCTGGATCAAAACGGAGAAGAAGTTTGATCCGACAGCCCTTGAGGACAGGATGAGCAATGATGAGGCGCTTGCGATATACGAAGCGGATCGCTGCATAGAGTGCGGTTGCTGTATTGGCGGTTGCGCTACTGCAAACATCAACCCCGACTTTCTTGGGGCTGCGGGTATCAACCGGGTAGCCCGCTTTATGGTGGATCCACGGGATGAACGATCAGAGGCTGAATACTTTGAGATTGTCGGTACCGGAGAAGGGGTTTTTGGTTGCGTGGGCCTGATGGCCTGTGACGACAACTGCCCGATGGAGATTCCGCTGCAGGAGCAACTCGCCTACGTACGCCGCAAGATGGCCCTGGCGGGGATCAAGATGTAA